In the Deferribacterota bacterium genome, one interval contains:
- a CDS encoding AMP-binding protein, whose translation MEECEYINQLNEKWTKIWPHPSLPKEPKYPFGKIPIHKYLEKYAEIEPSRTYLIYYGRKISYGEIDNLSDRFANYLTSTGFARDRVALLLPNIPQFYIAYFGTLKVGGVCALLNPMLKEIELEQFLQLSKPKVLLVLESNYQMVGRIVKKLSRECTIIATSIDKFIPHKPDIPLHPHMKVRLQRQEGAIYLSDVLQNSQSKKSNIEVKIDDYATMNFTGGTTGLPKCVLHKHLNIIYTGACVHTFGYADILVEHYGGKQIDFNNFILKMKNEEVVLAAMPIFWVAGNDIGVVGPTISGTTIVLLVRWDLTAAVKAIQRYSIKTVYAPFDLYWEIINYQDVCKYDLTSLVSCTGSSFVKSLTQELRDKWKKLTGALLHEAAYGLTETHTFDTFVSGFHKEDMDIKESEKYGGIFCGIPTPGTIIKIVDGRGRIVPFGERGEIAIKSPSLVEGYLENLEETKKSFVNGWLLTGDIGMYDGNGFFYYISRKKYMLKVSGVSVYPSEIEFILLKHPSVEKAGVIGTSDPKKGEVPIAFAKLKEEFQGKVKEEDLLEWCREHMAPYNIPKKILIRDSLPLTTTGKVIREELTKIFKNLYKS comes from the coding sequence ATGGAAGAGTGTGAATATATTAACCAATTAAATGAGAAGTGGACAAAGATATGGCCACACCCATCACTTCCCAAGGAACCAAAATATCCTTTTGGAAAAATACCAATACATAAATATCTAGAAAAATATGCTGAAATAGAACCGTCAAGAACTTATTTGATATATTATGGTAGAAAGATATCCTATGGAGAGATTGATAACCTAAGTGATAGATTTGCAAACTATCTTACAAGCACAGGATTTGCTAGAGATAGGGTTGCTTTATTGCTTCCAAATATACCTCAATTTTACATAGCCTATTTCGGAACATTAAAAGTAGGTGGTGTATGTGCACTATTGAATCCAATGCTGAAAGAAATAGAATTGGAGCAATTTTTACAATTATCTAAGCCCAAAGTCCTATTAGTTCTTGAATCAAATTATCAGATGGTAGGTAGAATAGTTAAAAAATTATCAAGAGAATGCACAATTATCGCAACCTCAATAGATAAATTTATTCCGCACAAGCCTGATATACCTTTACATCCCCATATGAAAGTCAGGTTACAGAGACAAGAAGGGGCTATATACTTGTCTGATGTTCTTCAGAATTCACAGTCGAAGAAATCAAACATAGAAGTCAAGATTGATGATTACGCGACAATGAATTTTACTGGTGGTACAACAGGATTGCCAAAATGTGTTTTACACAAGCATTTGAACATCATATATACTGGTGCATGTGTGCATACATTTGGTTATGCGGATATATTGGTCGAACATTATGGAGGAAAACAAATAGATTTTAATAATTTTATTTTAAAGATGAAAAATGAAGAGGTTGTTTTGGCTGCTATGCCAATATTTTGGGTAGCAGGAAACGATATTGGTGTAGTTGGCCCAACTATTTCTGGCACAACAATTGTATTACTTGTTAGATGGGATTTAACTGCAGCAGTCAAAGCTATCCAGAGGTATAGTATTAAAACTGTATATGCACCCTTTGACCTTTACTGGGAGATCATAAACTATCAAGATGTTTGTAAATATGATCTGACATCTTTAGTATCCTGCACAGGCTCTAGTTTTGTGAAATCACTTACGCAAGAGCTTAGGGATAAGTGGAAAAAGTTGACAGGTGCTTTGCTTCATGAAGCTGCTTATGGGTTAACAGAGACCCACACATTTGATACCTTTGTTTCTGGTTTTCATAAAGAGGATATGGATATAAAGGAAAGTGAGAAATATGGTGGAATTTTTTGTGGCATACCTACTCCAGGAACAATAATAAAGATTGTAGATGGAAGAGGTAGAATAGTGCCATTTGGTGAGCGAGGAGAGATAGCCATTAAATCCCCATCTCTTGTTGAGGGGTATCTCGAAAATCTAGAAGAGACGAAAAAGTCATTCGTAAATGGATGGTTATTAACTGGAGATATAGGAATGTACGATGGGAATGGCTTCTTTTACTATATATCAAGAAAAAAGTATATGTTGAAGGTTTCAGGGGTTAGCGTATATCCTTCGGAGATAGAGTTTATTTTGCTTAAACACCCTTCAGTAGAAAAGGCAGGTGTTATAGGTACAAGTGATCCAAAAAAAGGGGAAGTGCCTATTGCATTCGCGAAGCTTAAAGAAGAGTTTCAGGGTAAGGTTAAAGAAGAGGATCTTCTAGAATGGTGTAGAGAACATATGGCGCCTTACAATATCCCTAAAAAAATATTAATCAGAGATTCTCTTCCACTCACAACAACGGGTAAGGTTATAAGAGAAGAATTGACAAAGATCTTTAAAAATCTTTATAAAAGTTAA
- a CDS encoding sigma 54-interacting transcriptional regulator — protein sequence MFNIKSYFLNNIYSLKIVRIDNNFPDKCDKLNLNNINVNILKNINKLEVEFLPIIDKDSILIGLLKTKDIKISLENNHATVNIIKDNVNILNIDNLTSIDELKIFIEEKNIKNNHIYLVNSKKRLIGYIPLYFINLLKNNIYFYYLTYTFNHINEAMIIIDKNSYVLWVNDIYCNLLGVPKYKIMGKFLKDIEPNAIIINVLKNDKTVNNYPIYIKSLKKKVIANIFPVKLNNEIIGAISLFSRDKNDNFNEHLYYNLKSNKHLIGENRCFKEEVALAKKVACTDAPVLINGETGTGKELVAYFIHENSIRKKGPFISINCAAIPKELFESEVFGYEQGAFTGAKNSGHKGKLYQANGGTLFLDEISELDISMQSKLLRVTQNMEYSPLGSNKTINVNVRLVSATNRNLNTLIDSGKFRKDLYYRLNVFEVNLPPLRERDDDILLLSNYYLSIFNKKYSLKLTFESSVNEILRRYSWPGNVRELENSIYHAVIISDGITIKPKDLPKHIYENTNIKNLPDKLSSIEKKEIIKAITNSNTITEAIEKLGISRRTFYLKTKKFNINTRDTTLNPSQF from the coding sequence ATGTTTAATATAAAATCTTACTTCTTAAATAATATCTATAGTTTAAAAATTGTTAGAATTGATAATAATTTTCCAGATAAATGTGACAAATTAAATTTAAATAATATTAACGTAAATATTCTTAAAAATATTAATAAATTAGAGGTAGAATTTTTACCAATTATAGATAAAGATAGCATACTTATTGGTTTATTAAAAACAAAGGATATAAAAATATCTTTAGAAAATAATCATGCTACAGTAAATATTATAAAAGATAATGTTAATATTCTAAATATAGATAATTTAACATCAATAGATGAATTAAAGATTTTTATAGAGGAAAAAAATATAAAAAATAATCATATCTATTTGGTTAATAGTAAAAAAAGATTAATTGGATATATACCACTATATTTTATAAATTTACTAAAAAATAATATATATTTTTACTATCTTACCTATACATTTAATCATATAAATGAGGCTATGATAATAATCGACAAAAACTCATATGTTCTTTGGGTTAATGATATTTATTGTAATTTATTGGGTGTACCCAAATATAAAATTATGGGGAAGTTTTTAAAAGATATTGAGCCTAATGCTATTATAATAAATGTATTAAAAAATGATAAAACAGTTAATAATTATCCAATATATATTAAAAGCTTAAAGAAAAAAGTTATTGCAAACATATTCCCTGTTAAGTTAAATAACGAGATTATAGGAGCAATATCATTGTTTAGTAGAGATAAGAATGACAATTTTAATGAGCACCTCTATTATAACCTAAAAAGTAATAAACATTTAATAGGTGAAAATAGATGCTTTAAAGAGGAAGTAGCTCTAGCTAAAAAGGTAGCCTGTACAGACGCGCCAGTTCTAATCAATGGAGAAACTGGAACTGGTAAGGAATTAGTAGCTTATTTTATACATGAAAATAGTATAAGAAAAAAGGGACCATTTATATCTATAAATTGTGCTGCTATACCTAAAGAGCTTTTTGAATCAGAGGTTTTTGGTTATGAACAGGGTGCTTTTACAGGTGCCAAAAACTCAGGGCATAAAGGTAAACTATATCAAGCAAATGGTGGCACCCTATTTTTAGATGAGATAAGTGAACTCGACATTTCAATGCAGTCTAAACTACTTAGAGTAACTCAAAATATGGAATATAGCCCACTAGGTAGTAACAAAACAATCAATGTCAATGTTAGGCTGGTTTCAGCTACAAATAGAAATTTAAATACATTAATTGATTCAGGGAAATTTAGAAAAGATCTTTATTATAGGCTTAATGTCTTTGAAGTAAACTTACCCCCCTTAAGGGAAAGAGATGATGATATCCTACTTCTTTCAAATTACTATCTCAGTATCTTTAATAAAAAATATTCACTCAAACTTACATTTGAGAGTAGCGTAAATGAAATATTAAGGAGATATAGTTGGCCAGGGAATGTAAGAGAGCTTGAGAATAGCATATATCATGCTGTTATTATCTCTGACGGTATCACTATAAAACCAAAAGACTTGCCAAAACACATATATGAAAATACCAATATAAAAAATTTACCTGATAAATTAAGCAGTATCGAAAAAAAAGAGATTATTAAAGCAATAACAAATTCAAATACTATAACAGAAGCTATAGAAAAACTGGGTATTAGCAGGAGAACATTTTATTTAAAAACAAAAAAATTTAATATTAATACTAGAGATACTACACTCAACCCCTCACAATTTTAA